TGTAAAGGCATTTGACCACCTTCAAATCCGATTTTCTTAGAGTATCCTGAACGCGACTTCGCACCTTTGTGCCCACGGCCTGATGTTCCAGCTTTACCTGAACCTTGACCTCGCCCTAATCGTTTTCCCTCTCTATGAGTAGAACCTTCTGCAGGTTTTAAGTTATTTAAATCCATTGTATATGTCTTAAACGGTTTCTATAGAAACCAAGTGTTTCACTTTATTTACCATACCAAGAATATTTGGCGTGTCTTCATGCTCGATTGTTTGTCCGATCTTTTTAAGACCCAACGCTTCAAGCGTTCTCTTTTGGTTCTTTGTGCGGTTAATTGCACTTTTCACCTTAGTTACTTTAATTTTTGCCATCTCTCTAGTATTTATCCTTTATATAATTTTTCCAAAGTAATACCACGTTGCTTAGCTACTGTCTGTGCACTTCGCAATTGTAATAAAGCGTCAAACGTTGCTTTTACCACATTGTGAGGGTTAGACGAACCTTGACTTTTAGATAGTACATCGTGAACTCCTACTGCCTCAAGTACTGCACGTACGGCACCACCTGCAATCAAACCTGTACCAGGCGCAGCTGGTAATAAATTTACACGTGCTCCACCATACTTACCTTTTTGCTCATGTGGAAGAGACGCCTTGTTTAAAGGAATACGAACTAAATTTTTCTTGGCATCTTCAATAGCTTTAGCAATAGCACTAGCAACGTCTTTCGACTTTCCTAATCCTTGTCCAACTACGCCATTTTCATCACCTACAACTACAATAGCTGAAAATCCGAAAGCACGACCACCTTTGGTTACCTTAGTAACACGTTGTACACCCACCAAACGGTCTTTTAATTCAAGACCTCCTGGTTTTACTGTTTCTACGTTTTTATAATCTTGATACATATTTCTTAGAATTTAAGGCCGCCTTCGCGTGCTCCTTCAGCTAATGATTTTACTCTTCCGTGGTATAGGTACCCTCCTCTGTCGAAACTAACTGTTTCAACTCCAGCTTTTGTAGCTTTCTCGGCGATTGCCTTACCCACTAATTTTGCAGCTTCCACTTTATTTACTTTGGAAGCGTCTATGTCTTTATCTCTTGAAGATGCTGCGGTAATGGTTGTTCCATTTACATCGTCAATAAGTTGTGCATAGATCTCTTTATTACTTCTGTATACAGCCAAACGCGGACGCTCTGCTGTTCCTGAAACCGTTTTACGGATTCTGAATCGAATACGGTCTCTTCTATCGGTTTTTGATAATGCCATAACGTTATTTCTTATGCAGATTTACCTGCTTTTCTTCTAATGATTTCACCAACAAACTTGATACCTTTTCCTTTGTAAGGCTCTGGTTTACGGAAGCCACGAATCTTTGCGGCTACTTGACCAACCAATTGTTTGTCATGTGATGTTAATATTACTATCGGGTTTTTCCCTTTATCACTTACAGTCTCAATTTTAACTTCTGGCGCGATGTCCATAACTATATTATGAGAGAAACCTATTGCCAAATCAAGTTTTTGACCTTGGTTACTTGCTCTGTATCCAACTCCAACTAATTCTAATTTCTTGGTCCATCCGTTAGACACACCTTCAATCATATTACTTACAAGTGAACGATACAGACCGTGTTTTGCTCTATGATCCTTCGCATCGCTAGGACGCTCAACAATTACATTACCATCTTCAATTTTTACGCTAACATCAGAAATACTCTGAGTTAACTCGCCTAATTTCCCTTTTACAGTAATAGCGTTGTCTTTGACATCTACTGTTACTCCTTCAGGAATCGCTACCGGGTTTTTACCTATTCTTGACATTTCTTTCTTGTCTTTAAATTTTTAGTAAACGTAACACAATACTTCTCCACCTACATTCTGGCTGGCTGCTTGCTTTCCTGTCATAACTCCTGCTGAAGTTGAAATGATAGCAATTCCCAATCCGTTAAGGATACGTGGCATTTCTGAAGCACCTGCATACTTACGTAAACCAGGTGTGCTTATTCGTTGCATTTTTTTGATTACTGGATCTTTTGTAAGCTTGTCGTATTTCAAGGCGATTTTAATAGTTCCTTGCGGCCCATTATCGTCTTCAAATTTGTAGCTCAAGATAAACCCTTGATCAAACAAAATTTTTGTAATCTCTTTTTTAAGATTTGAAGCCGGCACCTCTACTACGCGATGTCCTGCTTTCACTGCATTTCTAACTCTTGTTAGAAAATCTGCGATTGGATCTGTTGTCATTTATTTAAATTTCGGAAGTGGTTTTTATTCACTCTATGCAAATAAACCTTCATCCAGTTAATACTTTACCAGCTTGCCTTACGAACTCCTGGAATTAAACCTTGATTTGCCATTTCACGAAACATAACACGTGAAATTCCAAACACTCTCATATATCCTTTAGGACGACCTGTTAATTTACAACGGTTGTGTTGTCTAATTGGAGAGGCATTTTTAGGAAGTTTTTGTAAACCTTCCCAATCACCAGCTTCCTTTAAGGCCTTACGCTTTGCAGCATATTTCTTTACAGTTGCGGTTCTTTTACGCTCGCGCGCTTTCATTGATTCTTTAGCCATCTCTTAGTTCTTTTTAAAAGGTAATCCTAGTTCTGTTAGTAATGATTTAGCTTCCTTGTCGGTCGCAGCAGAAGTAACGAAAGTAATATTCATACCTTCAATTTTCTTTACCTTATCAATATTGATTTCAGGAAAGATAATCTGTTCGGTAATTCCCATACTGTAATTTCCTCTACCGTCAAAACCTGTAGCATTAATACCATTAAAATCACGTACGTTAGGCAATGCACTAGTAATAAGTCTATCTAAAAACTCATACATACGCTCGCCACGCAATGTAACTTTTGCTCCAATAGGCATCCCTTTACGTAATTTAAAGGTCGCAACATCTTTCTTAGAGATAGTTGCAATTGCTCTTTGGCCAGTAATGTTAGTCAATTCCTCAACAGAGTTATCGATTAACTTCTTATCGGCTACAGCCGCTCCAACTCCACGTGATACTACGATGCACGAAAGTTTTGGAACCTGCATTACATTATTGTAACCAAATTCGTCTGTAAGAGCATTTGTTACTCGGCTCTTATATTCTTCCTTAAGTCTTGGTGTATATGCCATAACTATAATACTTGATTTGATTTTTTAGCAAATCGTACTTTTTTACCATCTTCCATTCTATAACCTACACGTGTAGCATCACCTGATTTAGGATCTACTAATGATAAGTTAGAAACATGAATAGGAGCTTCTTTTTCAGTAATTCCACCTTGAGGATTAGCCGCACTTGGCTTCTCATGCTTCTTCACTGTATTTACTCCCTCTACTATTGCTTTGTTCTTTTCAGCATCTACACGAAGTACCTTACCTTCAGATCCTTTATGGTCTCCTGCGGTCACTACTACTGTATCTCCTGATTTTATTTTAAGCTTTCCCATTTCGTTTTCGTATTAAAGCACTTC
This Rasiella rasia DNA region includes the following protein-coding sequences:
- the rplR gene encoding 50S ribosomal protein L18, which gives rise to MALSKTDRRDRIRFRIRKTVSGTAERPRLAVYRSNKEIYAQLIDDVNGTTITAASSRDKDIDASKVNKVEAAKLVGKAIAEKATKAGVETVSFDRGGYLYHGRVKSLAEGAREGGLKF
- the rplE gene encoding 50S ribosomal protein L5, yielding MAYTPRLKEEYKSRVTNALTDEFGYNNVMQVPKLSCIVVSRGVGAAVADKKLIDNSVEELTNITGQRAIATISKKDVATFKLRKGMPIGAKVTLRGERMYEFLDRLITSALPNVRDFNGINATGFDGRGNYSMGITEQIIFPEINIDKVKKIEGMNITFVTSAATDKEAKSLLTELGLPFKKN
- the rpsN gene encoding 30S ribosomal protein S14; the encoded protein is MAKESMKARERKRTATVKKYAAKRKALKEAGDWEGLQKLPKNASPIRQHNRCKLTGRPKGYMRVFGISRVMFREMANQGLIPGVRKASW
- the rpmD gene encoding 50S ribosomal protein L30, coding for MAKIKVTKVKSAINRTKNQKRTLEALGLKKIGQTIEHEDTPNILGMVNKVKHLVSIETV
- the rplX gene encoding 50S ribosomal protein L24, whose protein sequence is MGKLKIKSGDTVVVTAGDHKGSEGKVLRVDAEKNKAIVEGVNTVKKHEKPSAANPQGGITEKEAPIHVSNLSLVDPKSGDATRVGYRMEDGKKVRFAKKSNQVL
- the rpsE gene encoding 30S ribosomal protein S5; amino-acid sequence: MYQDYKNVETVKPGGLELKDRLVGVQRVTKVTKGGRAFGFSAIVVVGDENGVVGQGLGKSKDVASAIAKAIEDAKKNLVRIPLNKASLPHEQKGKYGGARVNLLPAAPGTGLIAGGAVRAVLEAVGVHDVLSKSQGSSNPHNVVKATFDALLQLRSAQTVAKQRGITLEKLYKG
- the rpsH gene encoding 30S ribosomal protein S8 — translated: MTTDPIADFLTRVRNAVKAGHRVVEVPASNLKKEITKILFDQGFILSYKFEDDNGPQGTIKIALKYDKLTKDPVIKKMQRISTPGLRKYAGASEMPRILNGLGIAIISTSAGVMTGKQAASQNVGGEVLCYVY
- the rplF gene encoding 50S ribosomal protein L6, with amino-acid sequence MSRIGKNPVAIPEGVTVDVKDNAITVKGKLGELTQSISDVSVKIEDGNVIVERPSDAKDHRAKHGLYRSLVSNMIEGVSNGWTKKLELVGVGYRASNQGQKLDLAIGFSHNIVMDIAPEVKIETVSDKGKNPIVILTSHDKQLVGQVAAKIRGFRKPEPYKGKGIKFVGEIIRRKAGKSA